The window TTTCGTAATTCTCCTTTTTTTAAGCTCGGTGTGTCTCTATAAAAGTACGTGTATTCTTCTTTTAACTCCGCTGTTGTCATTCTATTTAAAATCAAATTATCATAAACGCCTATTGATAAAAGTTGCTTTGTATAATAGGCACGCTGCTCTTCTAATGCTTTTCTTAATTTATTTTGAAACA is drawn from Bacillus alkalisoli and contains these coding sequences:
- a CDS encoding stress protein → MFQNKLRKALEEQRAYYTKQLLSIGVYDNLILNRMTTAELKEEYTYFYRDTPSLKKGELRKQSS